A part of Fimbriiglobus ruber genomic DNA contains:
- a CDS encoding TIGR02996 domain-containing protein, whose amino-acid sequence MSEPLMWGIYYDATTAGLLKACVAAYRDDTPRLVLADHWDEQGEPYGAFLRASIVARDGPPYATGEPETPQRDAAHRRAWELRNAYGGCWAGGGWHDSNDTYRFERGLLVVSTTSAGNLPNQWATRSPLVAGLRYRATTHERPPERIKDVVMQPVGLLEVGVHPTWRPERYAEALLNVPAAPHCVSLVRFTGPITQGWVDRFQAVTMLVPHAPALAHCRVEAGVITDRHRTYDTPEMVHVGGRK is encoded by the coding sequence GTGTCCGAACCACTGATGTGGGGGATCTACTACGACGCCACGACCGCCGGCCTGCTCAAGGCCTGCGTCGCCGCGTACCGGGACGACACCCCGCGGCTCGTGCTGGCCGACCACTGGGACGAACAGGGCGAGCCGTACGGCGCGTTCCTCCGGGCCTCGATCGTCGCCCGGGACGGCCCGCCGTACGCGACCGGGGAGCCCGAAACGCCGCAGCGGGACGCGGCCCACCGTCGGGCTTGGGAACTCCGCAACGCGTACGGCGGGTGCTGGGCGGGCGGCGGCTGGCACGATTCGAACGATACCTATCGATTCGAGCGTGGCCTGCTCGTCGTGTCCACAACCTCAGCAGGCAACCTCCCCAACCAGTGGGCGACCCGGTCCCCGCTGGTCGCCGGCCTGCGCTACCGGGCCACGACGCACGAGCGCCCGCCCGAACGGATCAAGGACGTCGTGATGCAACCGGTCGGGCTCCTCGAAGTCGGCGTCCACCCGACGTGGCGACCGGAACGCTACGCGGAGGCGCTCCTCAACGTCCCGGCCGCCCCGCACTGCGTCTCGCTCGTCCGGTTCACTGGGCCGATCACGCAGGGCTGGGTGGATCGCTTTCAGGCCGTAACCATGCTGGTCCCGCACGCCCCGGCCCTGGCCCATTGTCGGGTCGAAGCAGGTGTTATTACCGACCGCCACCGGACGTACGATACCCCCGAAATGGTCCACGTCGGGGGCCGGAAATAG
- a CDS encoding DUF1592 domain-containing protein gives MRSCLPFATVAALAAVFTSPSPAADPPIDVRAFVDAHCAGCHAGATPGGGLDLATLTTDPRDPVTVAAWVRVFDRVRAGEMPPAKKPRPAKADADAFLAAVATGVTARERERYRVDGRATVRRLNRGEFENTLRDLLDLPWLRVQDLLPDDGRAGGYTKSAAALDVSPVLLAKYADAIDKALEAATAKYAVPPELERKTLYANHQYDFKVLMSGGDAVMLTPDKTYDATRFPMPSATDAGGKYPGGQWSFGGKYKGLGEAEKGGAFKEPSTVGMTRTFGEAFGGRFDFAPLHPGRYRIGVSAWSYWWDKGEVKPAPRTGAVGVYCGSRVIGFFDAPSLTPTWSETEVDLEPTIDNSLRAAGASFLDAHVYFSQGQVKGYSGPGVAIDKLFVEGPLYDEWPPPSHRHLFGTLPVVPVTKLPAASPRPKREVPQQHTRGASNGPGRLVPGTTVSDDPAADARRLLGAFLPRAFRRPVAAAEVERYAVVADARTRDGACFEDALKAAYKIALLSPDFLFLNEPAGKLDGYAVAARLSYFLWNSCPDDALLAAAKAGRLADPAGLKAAADRLLADPKANRFHQDFLDQWLDLRDFDATSPDKQLYPDFQPNLEDAMRREPAEFFREVVRHDMAATHLFATSVNVVNQRLAEHYGIPGVAGTRFRRVDVDPKVLPRGGLLTTAAVCKVTANGTTTSPVKRGAWVMKKVLGTPPQAPPPDVPAVEPDVKGATTIREQLAKHRENPGCASCHAKFDPPGFALESYDPIGGWRDFYRATEGKKAPDFARIFRSYLSPDGKFVNHAGFRDGRPVDPSGELADGRKFAGLREYQTLILADPRAVSRNLANQLVAYATGASVGFADRDAIEAVLTRAGGANPRVRSLISEIVQSPLFLNK, from the coding sequence ATGCGGTCGTGCCTCCCGTTCGCCACCGTCGCCGCGCTCGCCGCCGTCTTCACCTCCCCGTCCCCGGCCGCCGACCCGCCGATCGACGTCCGCGCGTTCGTGGACGCCCACTGCGCCGGGTGCCACGCCGGCGCCACACCGGGCGGCGGGCTCGACCTCGCGACACTCACGACCGATCCCCGTGATCCGGTCACCGTCGCGGCGTGGGTCCGCGTGTTCGATCGGGTTCGGGCCGGGGAAATGCCGCCCGCGAAAAAGCCGCGGCCGGCCAAGGCGGACGCCGACGCGTTCCTCGCGGCCGTCGCGACCGGGGTCACCGCCCGGGAGCGCGAGCGATACCGGGTCGACGGCCGGGCTACCGTCCGTCGGCTCAACCGGGGCGAGTTCGAGAACACCCTCCGCGACCTGCTCGATCTCCCGTGGCTCCGGGTGCAGGATCTCCTCCCGGACGACGGCCGGGCCGGCGGGTACACGAAGTCGGCCGCCGCCCTCGACGTCTCCCCGGTTCTGCTCGCAAAATACGCGGACGCGATCGACAAGGCGCTCGAGGCGGCCACCGCGAAGTACGCCGTCCCACCCGAACTCGAACGGAAGACGCTGTACGCGAACCACCAGTACGACTTCAAGGTGCTGATGAGCGGCGGCGACGCGGTCATGCTCACCCCGGATAAGACCTACGACGCTACCCGGTTCCCGATGCCGTCGGCGACCGACGCGGGCGGGAAGTACCCGGGCGGGCAGTGGTCGTTCGGCGGCAAGTACAAGGGGCTCGGCGAAGCCGAGAAGGGCGGGGCGTTCAAGGAGCCGAGTACCGTCGGGATGACCCGGACGTTCGGCGAGGCGTTCGGCGGGCGGTTCGACTTCGCCCCGCTCCACCCCGGGCGGTATCGGATCGGGGTGTCCGCGTGGTCCTACTGGTGGGACAAAGGCGAGGTCAAGCCGGCCCCGCGAACGGGAGCGGTCGGGGTGTACTGCGGCAGCCGGGTGATCGGGTTCTTCGACGCTCCCTCCCTGACCCCGACGTGGTCCGAGACCGAGGTCGACCTCGAACCGACGATCGACAACTCGCTCCGGGCCGCCGGGGCGTCGTTCCTCGACGCGCATGTCTACTTCTCGCAGGGGCAGGTCAAGGGCTACTCCGGCCCCGGCGTCGCGATCGACAAGCTGTTCGTGGAAGGCCCGCTGTACGACGAGTGGCCGCCGCCGAGCCACCGGCACCTGTTCGGCACCCTGCCGGTCGTGCCGGTCACGAAACTCCCGGCCGCTTCTCCAAGGCCGAAGCGGGAGGTGCCGCAACAACACACCCGGGGGGCGAGCAACGGCCCCGGGCGGCTCGTCCCCGGCACGACCGTGTCCGACGACCCGGCCGCGGACGCCCGCCGGCTCCTCGGGGCGTTCCTCCCGCGGGCGTTCCGCCGCCCGGTGGCGGCCGCCGAGGTCGAGCGGTACGCCGTCGTCGCCGATGCCCGCACCCGGGACGGGGCCTGCTTCGAGGACGCGCTGAAGGCCGCGTATAAGATCGCCCTGCTCAGCCCGGACTTTCTGTTCCTGAACGAGCCGGCCGGGAAACTCGACGGGTACGCGGTCGCGGCCCGGCTGTCGTACTTCCTGTGGAACTCGTGCCCGGACGACGCCCTGCTGGCGGCCGCCAAGGCCGGCCGACTCGCCGACCCGGCCGGGCTCAAGGCGGCGGCCGACCGCCTGCTCGCCGACCCGAAAGCGAACCGATTCCACCAGGACTTCCTCGACCAGTGGCTCGACCTCCGGGACTTCGACGCGACCAGCCCGGACAAGCAACTCTACCCCGACTTCCAGCCGAACCTCGAAGACGCGATGCGCCGCGAGCCGGCCGAGTTCTTCCGCGAGGTCGTCCGCCACGACATGGCCGCGACCCACCTGTTCGCGACGAGTGTGAACGTCGTCAACCAGCGGCTCGCCGAACACTACGGCATCCCCGGGGTGGCCGGCACCCGGTTCCGGCGGGTCGACGTCGACCCCAAGGTTCTCCCCCGCGGCGGGCTATTGACGACGGCAGCCGTGTGCAAGGTGACCGCGAACGGCACGACGACCAGCCCGGTCAAGCGAGGGGCGTGGGTCATGAAGAAAGTCCTCGGCACCCCGCCGCAGGCCCCGCCGCCCGACGTGCCGGCCGTCGAGCCGGACGTGAAGGGGGCGACCACCATCCGCGAACAACTGGCGAAGCACCGGGAGAATCCTGGGTGCGCATCCTGCCACGCGAAGTTCGACCCGCCCGGGTTCGCCCTCGAAAGTTACGACCCGATCGGCGGGTGGCGGGATTTCTATCGGGCGACCGAGGGGAAGAAGGCCCCGGACTTCGCCCGCATCTTCCGCTCGTACCTGTCTCCGGACGGAAAATTCGTCAACCACGCCGGGTTCCGCGACGGCCGCCCCGTCGACCCGAGCGGGGAACTCGCCG
- a CDS encoding transposase: MSSSHTTPSPCHWFSRLGGALDCRSGARLARLFVGAVVARGRRTVTGWIRAAGLSDQFRSCDTTVAAVGRRTDACATRLMNAVVKPLVTADESLTLALDDTPTERYGPQVPGAGVHHNPTTGPAGSAYVYGHVWVVLGLLVTHPTWGITALPLLARLYVRAKDVAGIPAVDRPVFRTKHAMGVELVRWAVGCLGEWGKVLWVVADGAYATAPFLKPVIALGVRVVSRLRSDAALWTEPGPRRPGQRGRRRIYGDRRMSLAKRAAQKGGWSTGTFVLYGKPTTKRYKTFVATWRPAGGAIRVVLVDEPTGWRAYFCTDPAATVADILTRVAGRFALETTFRDLKQVVGAGHQQVRRFAANVGAFHVCLWTFVMTEAWASTAASEALVGHRATAPWDDAARRPSHADKRRGWQREWQGKEIRAALRPGMTEAEIQAAAERLLDLAA; encoded by the coding sequence ATGTCATCCTCGCACACAACCCCGTCCCCGTGCCACTGGTTTTCCCGCCTCGGCGGGGCTCTCGATTGCCGGTCCGGCGCCCGACTGGCCCGGTTGTTCGTCGGGGCGGTCGTCGCTCGGGGTCGGCGGACGGTCACCGGGTGGATTCGGGCGGCCGGGTTGAGCGACCAGTTCCGGTCGTGTGACACGACCGTGGCGGCCGTCGGCCGGCGGACGGATGCGTGTGCGACCCGGCTCATGAACGCCGTCGTGAAGCCCCTGGTGACGGCCGACGAGTCCCTGACACTGGCTCTCGATGACACCCCAACCGAGCGGTACGGGCCGCAGGTCCCGGGGGCCGGCGTGCATCACAACCCGACCACCGGCCCGGCCGGGTCGGCGTACGTGTACGGGCACGTGTGGGTCGTCCTCGGGTTGCTCGTGACCCACCCGACGTGGGGGATCACGGCCCTCCCCCTCCTCGCCCGGTTGTACGTCCGGGCCAAGGACGTGGCGGGCATTCCGGCGGTCGACCGGCCGGTCTTCCGGACCAAGCACGCGATGGGCGTCGAACTCGTCCGGTGGGCGGTCGGGTGCCTGGGCGAGTGGGGGAAAGTCTTGTGGGTGGTGGCCGACGGGGCGTATGCCACGGCTCCGTTCCTGAAGCCGGTCATCGCCCTCGGGGTCCGGGTGGTGAGCCGCCTGCGGTCGGACGCGGCCTTGTGGACGGAACCGGGTCCGCGGCGGCCGGGCCAGCGGGGGCGGCGGCGGATCTACGGTGACCGGCGGATGTCGCTGGCCAAGCGGGCCGCCCAGAAGGGCGGGTGGTCGACCGGGACGTTCGTCCTGTACGGGAAGCCGACGACCAAGCGGTATAAGACGTTCGTGGCCACGTGGCGGCCGGCCGGCGGGGCCATCCGGGTCGTCCTGGTCGACGAACCGACCGGGTGGCGGGCGTACTTCTGTACCGATCCGGCCGCGACCGTGGCCGACATCCTGACCCGGGTGGCCGGCCGGTTCGCCCTGGAAACCACGTTCCGCGACCTCAAGCAAGTGGTCGGCGCGGGTCACCAGCAAGTCCGCCGGTTCGCGGCCAACGTCGGGGCGTTCCACGTGTGCCTGTGGACGTTCGTGATGACCGAGGCGTGGGCGTCGACCGCGGCCTCGGAGGCCCTCGTCGGGCATCGGGCGACGGCTCCGTGGGACGACGCCGCCCGGCGACCGAGCCACGCCGACAAGCGGCGGGGATGGCAGCGGGAATGGCAGGGAAAAGAGATTCGGGCGGCTCTGCGGCCGGGCATGACCGAGGCGGAAATCCAGGCCGCCGCCGAGCGGCTATTAGACCTGGCGGCTTAA
- a CDS encoding protein kinase domain-containing protein gives MFGVLADDRTSAPVGSLRAAVHLDDGERVGTEVAVGVLRSTRIEMSGRLQDVPPRPNLGGQSVSSGTRSAPLRPATRPCRDQGRAPSGDGVDASVVQRGPGPGGATPRNGPNAVGATAPPARPDRRETRETDRSSVGYTHSDVATHPEPTVPDPTLQAESAEQTVTKSVADPAATASGPSGAPAAATHVDALPTHAPVPPPAAPSGRYELGDEIAHGGMGAVYRATDTAFGREVAVKLLLDRYGPQSGTARRFADEARITGQLQHPNIPAVFDLGTLPDGRPFPAMKLVKGDTLDALLKARPDPAAARGRFVAAFELVCQAVAYAHAHDVIHRDLKPANVMVGAFGEVQVMDWGLAKVLRTGGDGAADPEATSVASAVVSLRDVDDLLTQAGSVLGTPAFMPPEQAVGAVHKIDARSDVFGLGGILAVILTGTPPFAASSAETSRVKSATGDVADCFARMDACGADPELVALCKRCLSPKAVDRPADTGEVARAVAALRAAADDRARQAELDKVRVEGDLRAADARTAEQRKRRKVQAALGLTVAALVVLGGAVAWRAREHERGRREQSEREVNDAVGAAVARYAQARGADCDLALWAEARAAALQARDLVERSAAPVDAQDRVRDLLVEIEQVEKNRRLSGTLLEIQAGMGDALAFNNNQDFDGADARYEEAFRDYGTDLFALSPEAGADLLRSLGSNRTVELAAALDDWAYVQRFAIDAKPGRDAHLFRVTRALDPDPVRNRIRDAVTAADPAALLAIADEIDPARQPVQTVNLVPVYLYILTGAPDHAASIRFLTRAQPHHPGDFQINHNLAWFLIGDGKYAEALPYCMAAIAVRPTGAAAWLDYARALDGLGSTADRTPVLRRICALAPKSAAARRELANALFRAGDRPGGVAALRDAAAVAGAALRHRPAHGPLVQLTRDVTADLAGAFRTDGDLVGAIAAYRSGPARPRGPRLAHRTGEPAPRPGGRGRRRRGRPPGRNAPGRACDGRAVRRSRCPAGGREARRGPRPAPRITDVWKRQPKETIALSNALARVGEGLVDNDRPAEAEPFLRDCLAIRLALAPGSWMTAYTRTYLGEALAARMRFAEAEAVTRQGFEALVGASYPDDWRSYVRYRLWQAAGTLAALADAAGKADEARKWRAEADKYEPPQARGYTLDEKGDLEGAIAAFRAAVRLEPTDASAQMDLGQALEKRGNWDEAAAAFRAGPTSTRRTRPPPCGSP, from the coding sequence ATGTTCGGCGTGCTCGCCGACGACCGCACCTCGGCCCCGGTCGGCTCCCTCCGCGCGGCCGTACATCTCGACGACGGCGAGCGGGTGGGGACGGAGGTCGCAGTCGGCGTCCTGCGGTCCACACGAATAGAGATGTCGGGCCGCCTGCAAGACGTTCCGCCCCGCCCAAATCTCGGAGGCCAATCCGTATCGAGCGGGACCCGGTCGGCGCCATTGCGACCCGCGACGCGACCCTGTCGGGATCAAGGACGAGCCCCGTCCGGTGACGGGGTCGACGCCAGCGTGGTGCAACGGGGGCCGGGACCGGGAGGGGCGACGCCCCGGAACGGTCCGAACGCGGTCGGGGCAACGGCCCCACCCGCCCGCCCGGATCGGAGGGAAACCCGCGAGACGGATCGGTCGTCGGTCGGCTATACTCATTCGGACGTCGCCACGCACCCGGAGCCGACCGTGCCCGACCCCACCCTTCAGGCCGAGTCGGCTGAACAGACCGTCACGAAATCCGTCGCCGACCCGGCCGCCACCGCCAGCGGGCCCTCCGGCGCGCCGGCCGCCGCCACCCACGTCGACGCCCTCCCCACTCACGCCCCCGTTCCCCCGCCGGCCGCCCCGTCCGGCCGCTACGAACTCGGTGACGAGATCGCCCACGGCGGGATGGGCGCCGTCTACCGGGCCACCGACACCGCCTTCGGCCGCGAGGTCGCCGTCAAGTTGCTCCTCGACCGGTACGGGCCGCAGTCCGGGACCGCCCGCCGGTTTGCCGACGAGGCCCGCATCACCGGGCAGTTGCAGCACCCGAACATCCCGGCCGTGTTCGACCTCGGCACGCTGCCCGACGGGCGGCCGTTCCCGGCCATGAAGCTCGTCAAGGGCGACACCCTCGACGCCCTGCTCAAGGCCCGCCCCGACCCGGCGGCCGCGCGGGGGCGGTTCGTGGCCGCGTTCGAGCTGGTGTGTCAGGCGGTGGCCTACGCCCACGCCCACGACGTCATCCACCGCGACCTGAAGCCGGCCAACGTCATGGTGGGGGCGTTCGGCGAGGTGCAGGTCATGGACTGGGGCCTCGCCAAGGTTCTCCGCACTGGCGGCGACGGGGCGGCCGACCCGGAGGCCACGTCCGTCGCCTCCGCGGTGGTCAGCCTGCGGGATGTCGACGACCTGCTCACCCAGGCCGGGAGCGTCCTCGGCACTCCGGCGTTCATGCCCCCCGAGCAGGCGGTCGGGGCCGTCCACAAGATCGACGCCCGGAGCGACGTGTTCGGCCTCGGCGGCATCCTGGCCGTGATCCTGACCGGGACCCCGCCGTTTGCGGCGAGCTCGGCCGAGACGAGCCGGGTGAAGTCGGCCACCGGGGACGTGGCCGACTGCTTCGCCCGGATGGACGCGTGCGGGGCCGACCCGGAACTGGTCGCCCTGTGCAAGCGGTGCCTGTCCCCGAAAGCGGTCGACCGCCCGGCCGACACCGGGGAGGTGGCGAGGGCGGTAGCCGCGCTGCGGGCGGCAGCCGACGACCGGGCCCGGCAGGCGGAACTGGACAAGGTGCGGGTGGAAGGCGACCTGCGGGCCGCCGACGCCCGGACGGCCGAGCAGCGGAAGCGGCGGAAGGTGCAGGCCGCGCTCGGGCTCACGGTCGCCGCCCTGGTGGTGCTCGGGGGCGCGGTCGCCTGGCGGGCTCGGGAGCACGAGCGGGGACGCCGCGAACAGTCCGAGCGGGAGGTGAATGACGCCGTCGGGGCGGCGGTCGCCCGGTACGCTCAGGCCCGCGGGGCGGACTGCGACCTGGCCCTGTGGGCCGAGGCGCGGGCGGCCGCGCTCCAGGCCCGGGACCTGGTTGAACGCAGCGCGGCACCGGTCGACGCCCAAGACCGCGTCCGCGACTTGCTCGTCGAGATCGAGCAGGTCGAGAAGAACCGCCGGCTGAGCGGCACCCTCCTGGAAATCCAGGCCGGCATGGGCGACGCGCTCGCCTTCAACAACAACCAGGACTTCGACGGGGCCGACGCCCGGTACGAGGAGGCGTTCCGCGATTACGGGACCGACCTGTTCGCCCTCTCCCCGGAGGCGGGCGCCGACCTGCTCCGGTCCCTCGGCAGCAACCGGACGGTTGAACTGGCGGCCGCCCTCGACGACTGGGCGTACGTCCAGCGGTTCGCGATCGACGCCAAGCCGGGCCGGGACGCCCACCTGTTCCGGGTGACCCGCGCGCTCGACCCGGACCCGGTCCGCAACCGGATCCGCGACGCCGTCACGGCCGCCGACCCGGCCGCCCTGCTCGCCATCGCCGACGAGATCGACCCCGCCCGGCAGCCGGTCCAAACGGTGAATTTGGTTCCCGTCTACCTGTACATCTTAACCGGCGCCCCCGACCACGCCGCTTCGATCCGGTTCCTGACGCGGGCCCAGCCGCACCACCCCGGGGATTTCCAGATCAACCACAACCTCGCCTGGTTCTTGATCGGCGACGGGAAGTACGCGGAAGCCCTCCCGTACTGCATGGCGGCGATCGCCGTGCGGCCGACCGGCGCGGCGGCCTGGCTCGATTACGCCCGGGCCCTGGACGGGCTCGGCAGCACCGCCGACCGGACCCCCGTCCTGCGGCGGATTTGCGCCCTCGCCCCGAAGTCCGCAGCCGCCCGCCGCGAACTGGCGAACGCCCTCTTTCGTGCCGGCGACCGGCCCGGCGGCGTCGCGGCCCTGCGGGACGCCGCCGCCGTCGCCGGGGCGGCCCTCCGGCACCGGCCGGCCCACGGCCCGCTCGTCCAGTTGACGCGGGACGTGACGGCCGACCTGGCGGGGGCTTTTCGCACCGACGGCGACCTCGTCGGGGCGATCGCCGCCTACCGGAGTGGTCCGGCTCGACCCCGAGGACCTCGGCTCGCTCACCGAACTGGCGAACCTGCTCCGCGCCCGGGGGGACGAGGGCGGCGCCGCCGAGGTCGCCCGCCGGGCCGAAACGCTCCTGGACGCGCGTGCGATGGACGCGCTGTGCGACGAAGCCGTTGCCCTGCTGGAGGCCGAGAAGCACGACGCGGCCCTCGCCCTGCTCCCCGAATCACCGACGTGTGGAAGCGCCAACCGAAGGAGACCATCGCCCTCTCGAACGCCCTGGCCCGCGTCGGCGAAGGGTTGGTGGACAACGACCGGCCGGCGGAGGCCGAGCCCTTCCTGCGCGACTGCCTGGCGATCCGCCTGGCGCTCGCGCCGGGCTCCTGGATGACGGCGTACACCCGGACCTACCTGGGGGAGGCGTTGGCGGCCCGCATGCGGTTCGCGGAGGCCGAGGCGGTCACGCGGCAAGGCTTCGAGGCGCTCGTCGGGGCGAGTTACCCGGACGACTGGCGGTCCTACGTCCGCTACCGCCTGTGGCAGGCGGCCGGCACGCTGGCCGCCCTCGCCGACGCGGCCGGGAAGGCGGACGAGGCCCGGAAGTGGCGGGCCGAAGCCGATAAGTACGAACCCCCGCAGGCCCGGGGGTATACGCTGGATGAGAAGGGGGACCTGGAAGGGGCCATCGCGGCTTTCCGGGCGGCCGTCCGGCTCGAGCCGACAGACGCCTCCGCTCAGATGGACCTGGGGCAGGCTTTGGAGAAGAGAGGGAACTGGGACGAGGCGGCGGCGGCGTTCCGGGCGGGGCCCACCTCGACCCGACGGACGCGGCCGCCCCCCTGCGGATCGCCATGA